The Ciconia boyciana chromosome 15, ASM3463844v1, whole genome shotgun sequence genome has a segment encoding these proteins:
- the NIPSNAP1 gene encoding protein NipSnap homolog 1 isoform X1 encodes MAAARAGGSAALRRLRRGGGGAPGGARGYSRDAEGSWFRSLFVHKVDPRKDAHSNLLSKKETSNLYKIQFHNVKPECLDAYNSLTEEVLPKLHSDADYPCDLVGNWNTWYGEQDQAVHLWRFSGGYPALMDCMNKLKQNKEYLDFRKERSRMLLSRRNQLLLEFSFWNEPLPRQGPNIYELRTYKLKPGTMIEWGNNWARAIKYRQENQEAVGGFFSQIGELYVVHHLWAYKDLQSREETRNAAWRKRGWDENVYYTVPLIRNMESRIMIPLKISPLQ; translated from the exons atggcggcggcgcgggcgggcggcagcgcggcgttgcggcggctgcggcggggcggcggcggggcccccgGCGGAGCGCg GGGGTACTCGAGGGACGCCGAGGGCAGCTGGTTCCGCTCCCTCTTCGTGCACAAGGTGGACCCCCGCAAGGACGCCCATTCCAACCTCCTCTCCAAGAAGGAGACCAGCAACCTCTACAAGATCCAGT ttcACAACGTGAAGCCGGAGTGCCTGGATGCCTACAACAGCCTGAC AGAGGAGGTGCTGCCCAAGCTCCACTCGGATgccgactacccctgcgaccTGGTGGGGAACTGGAACACGTGGTACGGCGAGCAGGACCAGGCAG TGCACCTCTGGCGCTTCTCGGGCGGGTACCCGGCCCTCATGGACTGCATGAACAAGCTCAAGCAGAATAAG gaGTACCTGGACTTCCGCAAGGAGAGGAGCCGGATGCTGCTGTCCCGCAGGAACCAGCTGCTCCTGGAGTTCAGCTTCTGGAACGAGCCCCTGCCCCGCCAGGGACCCAACATCTACGAGCTCAGGACCTACAAGCTGAAG CCAGGGACCATGATCGAATGGGGCAACAACTG GGCTCGGGCCATTAAGTACCGGCAGGAGAACCAAGAGGCTGTCGGCGGGTTCTTCTCCCAGATCGGGGAGCTGTACGTCGTGCATCACCTCTGGG CCTACAAGGACCTGCAGTCCCGGGAGGAGACGAGGAACGCGGCCTGGAGGAAGAGGGGCTGGGATGAGAACGTGTACTACACGG TCCCGCTGATCCGCAACATGGAGTCACGGATAATGATTCCCCTGAAGATCTCGCCCCTGCAGTGA
- the NIPSNAP1 gene encoding protein NipSnap homolog 1 isoform X2, which translates to MAAARAGGSAALRRLRRGGGGAPGGARGYSRDAEGSWFRSLFVHKVDPRKDAHSNLLSKKETSNLYKIQFHNVKPECLDAYNSLTEEVLPKLHSDADYPCDLVGNWNTWYGEQDQAVHLWRFSGGYPALMDCMNKLKQNKEYLDFRKERSRMLLSRRNQLLLEFSFWNEPLPRQGPNIYELRTYKLKPGTMIEWGNNCTGRRTKRLSAGSSPRSGSCTSCITSGPTRTCSPGRRRGTRPGGRGAGMRTCTTRSR; encoded by the exons atggcggcggcgcgggcgggcggcagcgcggcgttgcggcggctgcggcggggcggcggcggggcccccgGCGGAGCGCg GGGGTACTCGAGGGACGCCGAGGGCAGCTGGTTCCGCTCCCTCTTCGTGCACAAGGTGGACCCCCGCAAGGACGCCCATTCCAACCTCCTCTCCAAGAAGGAGACCAGCAACCTCTACAAGATCCAGT ttcACAACGTGAAGCCGGAGTGCCTGGATGCCTACAACAGCCTGAC AGAGGAGGTGCTGCCCAAGCTCCACTCGGATgccgactacccctgcgaccTGGTGGGGAACTGGAACACGTGGTACGGCGAGCAGGACCAGGCAG TGCACCTCTGGCGCTTCTCGGGCGGGTACCCGGCCCTCATGGACTGCATGAACAAGCTCAAGCAGAATAAG gaGTACCTGGACTTCCGCAAGGAGAGGAGCCGGATGCTGCTGTCCCGCAGGAACCAGCTGCTCCTGGAGTTCAGCTTCTGGAACGAGCCCCTGCCCCGCCAGGGACCCAACATCTACGAGCTCAGGACCTACAAGCTGAAG CCAGGGACCATGATCGAATGGGGCAACAACTG TACCGGCAGGAGAACCAAGAGGCTGTCGGCGGGTTCTTCTCCCAGATCGGGGAGCTGTACGTCGTGCATCACCTCTGGG CCTACAAGGACCTGCAGTCCCGGGAGGAGACGAGGAACGCGGCCTGGAGGAAGAGGGGCTGGGATGAGAACGTGTACTACACGG TCCCGCTGA